The genome window TACCTAGCCAAACAAGATATTAGATTTACTTTCCCTTTGTTGTATTTTACTTTcctgttttatgtttttcctAACTCTACTTGGATAAGACTAATGCCTATAAAAGCACTACCATAGACATGTAAATTTCAATTCGAGTTATCAATCAAACCCAAATATTAGAGATTTTCTCTACTCATCCATCCAATTCAGAACCAAATAAAGTTTCTCTGCTCATCTCTTTTGTCTGAACCCACAGCATGCAGATGGTGGAAGGGAGAGTGGATCCCATAAAAGTACCAAAGCTTCCTTTTGATATTATCAGTGAGATTTTGAGCTGGTTGCCTGTCCAGTCTTTGCTAAGATTCAGGTGCGTGTGCAAGCAATGGCGTTTGTTGTTGACTCAAGACCACCAGTTTATTGCCAAACATAGCGGCCGAGCCAGTCGTCTGATACTTCCACGTATGTCAGGCCCAGGAAAAATTCTTTATGACGAAAACTTCAAGTTTCTTTACCATTTGTCGGGAGGCTTGTTACTGGAGACGAGCCTAAAAAATTCTCGAGTCTACAGAATCAGAAATCCTGTAACCCATCAAGTGCTTTACTTGCCTGATGCGCATGAGGGCACGGACGAAATCGACATTGCATTTAATTCATTCACTCATGAGTGTAAAGTGGTATGTGTTCATGGTGAAGACGGAGAAGAAGTCGGTTTTGAAGTTCTAACAGTTGGAAAGGATGAGCAATGGAGACCCCTCAAACACCCAAACCAAGACTTACTAAAGCAACATGGCAAGCAGGCgctgaaacaaaaatattggCCAGCAGCTTACAAGGCTGAAGGGCTTGGCCATTTCACTCAACTTATTTCAGACGGGAAAGATTTGTACATGGAAATTCAATCTCTTGAGATCTGGAGTGAACGTTTCACCACTAATACTGTGCCCCGGGGATTTTTTGCAGACTTGAATGAAGTTTCGGTTTTAACTTGGAATCACTGTCTAGCTGTTCGCAATATAACAGAGGAGAACCTTAATGTCTTGGTGTTAGAGGACTTCAAGGAGCACAAATGGAGTCAAAACAAGATCATCGTTCCGTTGACATTTTTAAAGGACCGCCCGGAATGGAAGGACAAAATTGTTCATGCCATTGGCATACCTAAGTCTGGTGTACTGCAATTGGCTATTAATCATGTTTACCGAGACGGTATTACTAAAACAATAATACTTATTGACTATGATATGAGTAGCCAGACAGTAATACATGAGCGCAAACCTCCACCGCCCTTTCTATTGCCTGAAACTTGTTGGCATGACCCAAGCCTGATAGCTCTTAAAGGAATGAAATTAGAGAAGGCTGGCTTTTCTCCTGGTGATGGCTTTTTAATCTGCTTTTTCTAGCTTTAAAAATGTAACAGCCCTGCAAGAATAGTCACAGATTGTGGGAAGTTATTGTCTTTCATGCCCATGCTTGCTTAGAATTTGAGCCTGTAACATCTGGTCACAATTTGTGCCCGTAGTTTACAGATGACCTGGACCGGTTTTGGTAGTTGTTAATTCGTGtatgtttttatttgattCTTTGTATCCCATTAgtctccattttcttcttttctttcggTCTTTATCTGAATCTGGGAATCCCAAATAGCTAATTCATAAGAGCTCATGTTGATCAAGCTGTGTCTAATTCAATTTGTAGCAGTAAACTACATATACAATAAATGTTATTAACATTTTATACAAATTGCGAAGTAagggtttcaatttcaagGGGTGGAGCCTCCAAGAGGTTTCATAGCTTCAATAAGCATTTCCCTGAACCTCACCAAATTAACCTTGAGATTCTGCCCATCAACATACACAGCCCTGGCAGCCTGATAGCCCTTCAAGAATATACACATGGCCATAGACAATAATAATGCGTGAACTATCCTCTGGTTTAATCTTGTACTCCAAATAACACAATCCCATTTCACTCGCCGGTCCACCATAATAGTTTTCTGAAGGCCAATCTAGCCCCAGTGGTACCACTTGCACCAGCATGCCGTGGCTGGTAAGAAGAGTGCATTTTTAAGGCCAGCACCATGAGCTCCAACCATGACACTACACAAGTTCACCAATCCGGAAAACATGTCCAAATTTGATGTCTGGGTGGGTAGGCTTTGCAGCGATGACTTGAAAGTCTAATTGTTCCATCATTCCACCATTTTATCTTCATTCAAAAACTTCCTTGTTTTGCGACGAGATATGAGAACTAGCGCTGGTTTTTTATTCATCTGATCCGATACATCCTTCATTTTCAGCATGTATGATTCTCTTAGGAACTGCTTAAACCCGAACATTAACCTCCAGGAATTTCTGTAGAATTTAGAGCTAAGTTGTCATGATATATATACTTGACCCTATGACAGCTCCAGGATAGCACTGAACACTTGCATTCTCAACTGGATTTATAAACATCATAACTGGACAATGTTGATAGAATGCGTTCGTACTTGCTAACCCACCAACACTTCAAATTGGTTCTGACAAACTGAAGGTGGGATTGAAAATGCCGGGACATGATGAACAAGGGGACGATGGATTCATTGAACTCATGAACTAGATTTCCTTTGAAGTCCCAAGAGGAAAAAACCACAGCTGGGACTTTGTGAGTAAAATTGCAAGCTGGTGGAATACTAGTGTTTCCATGTAGTATTTTCACTCGAGTCACAGCCTTCATTGCAGTCTGATCCTCTTTCCTTGCATATGGCTGAACCTTGTGTTCATCTTGGGCTTGATTGGATGGTATGTAAACTGTTAAGGCATTCTTGCCAATTATAACTGGTTTATTAGCCAGACACACTTCAGAGTAAAGGTCAGAGTGGCAAGAAAATCCGGTTGTTTCGAGATGTATTCAATCTTCCCCTGCAGTATGCATATTCATTAATCTTCATAATCTTACATGACTtaacacaaacaaaatcagCAATCATGTGTTGGATCTGTCAACCCCTTTTTGTAACAGCTGGTTAGACTTATGCTGTATTAGAAAGCAAGTAAATCAAACCTCTAGCTAGTCTTCCGAAGAGAAACTTGAGAGGCTCTTCCACTCCAATGCCTTTATCATCCTTTCTACTATGATCAGTACCATCCCAATTGGATAGCTGGTGCTTcccttcaatttcattctCAAATTAGTCAATTCAATGGCTATAgcaaaagaaggagaaaacaATCACACCACCATAAGTCTCACATCggaaacttgactaaataaaataaaatatataatgacTGGTTCCACTACTAATATCACCGagccttttgtgataaaaccccACACCTATTGGGATTTNNNNNNNNNNGTAGTAGTGCTGGTAGTGGGCCGCTAGCCCGtctatttgaaatttaacatggtatcagagcgaaTTGATTAATTGAACCTGAATTGGGCCTTTACCCTTACCCAATATGTGGTGGCTTAAATGCTTGACTCCGATGTAGACTTGGCTCTACGTGTAGCCCACTATATAGTGATTCCACGTGAGGGGgcgtgttgaagaatataaatcccacatcggaaacttgactaaataaaatacaatatataatgaataGTTCCACTATTAATATCACCAaggccttttgtgataaaattcTACACCTATTATTATGTTGCTAGTAGTGGGCTGCCAACCCGTCTCTCTGAAATTTAACAACCATGACCTAACTAAAGAAATGTTACTGCTGCAACTGCAAATTAAGTACACACTTGCATGTACCGCAAAGGGTTCATATTGAGGTAATGCAACATAAAACAAACCAATTGTAAGCAACCAAATCACTGAAATTGCACCAAGCACCCTTGTTTTGGTCTCCTTGGTCATCCTTCATTGATCCAAAATCCTTTCATGGCATATTTACTAATCCGTAATTGGATTAGGATGAATTTAATTGaggatgaattgaattgataaGGAGGAGTTGAATTGAGAAGATTTAGATTCcggattcctattgaagttgtttactaaaccatatggattgAGGGGAGTTAGATTCcgaattcctattgaagttgtttactaaatcatATGGAATTGGTGTAGGAGTggtactaattactaaaatgtccttGTTGTTAAGTTAAAGTAGATGAcaaatttagaattttatgtgaggatataatgggtaaaaagGATGAATTCTTAATGGGTTAGTTCTCCAGGaaattagaataccacctcccacccaagaattgaattcctccaaaatcaggaattcaattcctaattttgtgtggaCCCCCActtacttttcaattcctcGATGTGAAGAAAACAGGAATCCTCCATAggtggaattcaattcctgatgagaattccaattcctgattagtaaacacacTATCAAAGTTCTCAAGTCAAATATGAAACAAACAAGAAGATGACAACCTAGAAATATCCTGCTATCTATAATTCAAGTGTCCAATATTATTTTCAGACTGcgcaattttgtttctttccaCTTTGTCAGCCTTCCGccatcaactttttttttattcctaattatttataataatataataaacttGTAAAATAGAGCAACGTGTGCTAAACCAATTTTTGGTTACTTCTGCTGGATTCAAATAAACACAATATATTTGTTAAGGGTCgtttgttcttcattttttattgcTCAATATAGTTCAATTTGCTTCAAAATAGGCAGCTTGGACTATGAGATGAATAAGCCTATGGACTTGAGAATGACAGTAAACTCTATCGGTCTATCTCATATCATTAAAACGAGATAAAACAAGATAAGGAAACTATAGAAGAGAACTTTGGGCAGCGTTTATCAGGATTCATCATTGGACTGATTccaatttctgtttttcttgtgTTTACTAAAACATATAGGTATTTTGAGTTATTCCAAAACCTGACTTCCCTTACATTTACTAACACATAAAGAAACTATATAGAAactttaaatagaaaaactttgggCATGCACCTTTTATCAATGGCCATTAGAGTGATTCCAATTCCTATTTCTCGTGTTTACTAAAACATGGGTATTAGAGTTATTCCAAAACCTGACTTCCATTAAATTTACTAACACATAAAATTATGTAGATTCTATGTTAAATCTGTAATCAAATACCCTTAAAAATATGAATGGGATTAACAAGGGGGAGTAGTTAATCCTATTCCAATTCCCTTATTCCCCTATCTAAATTCCTTGATTTATGGTTTCTCTTATTAATTCCTGATAAGTAAATATATCATTCGGGCCCACTTATTTAGCGGAGGTTTTCTTTTGGGGTaacttgttttttatttccttattAAAAATTGGTTATATCAATCTTAGTAagatttggttttcttttacCAATAGGATTTGGATGACTTGTTTTAGTATACTTTTTGGGAGCCTATAAATTCAGAGATTTAAGTTTGGGTGTTTTAGAACACAGAAGAGAGATAGTGAGAGCCAAAAGGTTTGAGAGTGATCTTCACGGGTTTAAGATACAGTGTCCAAGAGTTGTATCGATCATATTGGCTACGAGCTCAGGTTTGGGACTAAAATATTAAGTGGCTATTcttgttcttattttgttttctcataCATAGTCTCTCAATGATCtgaactatttatttatttttgtgtccTTATTGAATGATCAATGACAGcacaaaaattcatttaaattgaaaatcttGGATAATCTAACAATTTTGCCAAATTTAGGAAGACGAGGGGGAACATAGTATTAATAAGCATATGTTACGTGGATTGGGCCAGTTGGCCATAACAGTGAACTTGCCGTCTTACACCCAAATTCGAGCCCCCTTCTCCGgagattagattaatttagagtagTTTACTGTTTGTGTCAAAAAGTattaatgcatatatatatatatatatatattcaaattaaCATGGTGACATATACATATGAATAAGAGTGTTGAAGTGTTAACCAGTTAGTTGTTAATataactattaaattagtacTCAATCATGTTCAATCCATTATGTTATATCTCATGATCTACACTGTTCaatttttaggtcttcattccaTGAAGATACTTGCACAAATTAACCAAATCAGAAATCAGAATGCGTTCAAGCAAGTTAATATACTTTCTCTCTCGTTGATCATCGTTCATTCAAAACAGTTATAATTGTATAATCAATAGAAATTTCATGCCTCAAATCAATAACTACCgagtaaaaaaattatatcatcTAAATGACTTCATATAACTTTATGGTACACAGGTTGGAGATGGCGCATTGCtaccaaagaaataaaaggagaacAGAACCTGTCCATTGCTACCTGTTGACCTACCAAAGAAATAAGAGGAGGAGAGTGAACCACGTAAAAGCATCAAAGCTTCCCTTTGATGTCATCACTGAGATTTTAAGCTGCTTGCCTGTGGACTCTTTGCTAAGGTTCAGGTGCGTCTGCAAGCAATGGTTTTCGTTGATTCAAGACCTCCAGTTCATTGCAAAACACATGGATCGAGCCCGTCCTCTGCAATACTCCTGTGCATTAATCAAACATGAAACTAAAATATTAGAAGCTGTGATTGATGAAAATTTCAAGTTCCTTAAGGTTTGTTCTGGCTTGTTTTTGGAGAAGAGTCTTAATTCTCAAGTTTGCCGGATCAGAAACCGTGCAACTCATCAAGTACTTTACTTGCCTAATGCACATGAAAGCGCAGAAATAAtggactttgtttttaatcCATCGACTCATGAGTGTAAAGTGGTATGTGTTGGAGAAGCTGGTTTTGAAGTCATAACTGTTGGAAAGGATGAGCAATGGAGACCTCTGAAGCGCCCTAACCAAGATGTGCCTCAACAACATAGCAAGAAAGCAATAAACGTAAAATATCTTAAAGCAACTAACAAGGCAGAAGGGATTGGTCATTTGGTTATATTTATCGTCGACGGGAACAATTTGTGCCTGGAAATTCTATCTCTTGATATCTGGAACGAATGTTTCACTACTACTACGGTGCCCCGGGGATTTTTAGTAGATTTGCCTAAAGTTTTTATTAGCTATTGGAAGCAATGTGTAGCTTTTGCAGAAATAGCAGAGGGAAAGCTTAACATGTTGGTGTTAGAGGACGTGAAGGAGCACAAATGGAGTAGAAAGCAGATCACTGTTCCGTCGGAATTTTTAAAGGATCAGAATCTTCCTAATAGGAAAGctagtaaatttattttgtgtgaCATGGAGAGGCAGATAACTAAGGTCATGTATTTAGAGAATGGGAAGAAATATTTAACTTCAAGGCAGTACAAGCCAAGCCTGATAGCTCTCAAGGGAATGCAATCAGAAAGGGCTGGAGTGGAAGTGGAACTATgatcatgtatatgttggcgagtccttatttagttaggattttggttccttattttattagaattttggttacttaccaattattatttagttctattgtaatagagatttacttcctattgtaatttagatatatttcctattttatttagggttaacacatctttgtacttgtataaTTACCTCCATATtagagaagaataataatatgagtGAATCTGAGCATAACTGAATATTTGccctactttgtttgacaGTATATAGGCATATAAGAAACTTGGTGGTGTAGCAGGAATGAAAACTGAGACACCCCATCTACAATTCCATTATGCATGATGAGACGGCAACTCTCTTGAGTTGCCTTTCCGCTTCTCAGTTTGAGCACCTTGTCTTTGTCTATGTTCATGATTTGCTGGGTTTCCTCCCTTACTATTCTCCTTTTATAAAGTTTTTTCTTCATGGGACAGACGTATGCTACCACCTTCCCCTCTTGCATTTGTTTCTGCCATGAGACTGGCATGTTTGAGTCTCTTTactattatttcaatttctcttctttcaaatCTCGACCCTTTACTAGTGTCGGATTTGATGGGGAGATAGATGCAACTTAATTTTTCGGTGTTGCTTTCTCCAAATCTTGACTCTCATACATTGTCGGATTTGAGGGGGAGTGACACCGCTGCTCATCTATTCCGCTGCAATTCAGCTACCTATATGTCATGGCTGATTCTTCTACATCTGAGCGTCAGTCAGCTTCTGTTTATTAAGTGCCACTTTTCTTAGGGTTCTGACGACCCTCTTCTCTTTAGGGGGAGAGGGAGAGTGAAGATAAGTTGTCTGTGCTATAATGGAAGTATTTGTCATTGTTATTGCTGCTAACTACTATGTCCTTTGCTGGTGCCAGTACCATTGCTCATCCCTATTATGTCTCTTGTTGGGGACAATGTTATTGCTCTTCCCTATTATGACTCTTGTTAGGAACAGTGTTGATTACTGCTGATGATGCCTGTTATGTCCATGCCTTATTGCTCTTGCTGGTGCCAGTGCCTTGTATTGCTATTTTTTGGTACCAGTTATTGCTCCTGCCTATTATGACTCTTACTGGGGACAGTGTTGATTACTATTGATGATGCATGTTATGTCCCTGCCTTGTTGCTCTTGCTGGTGTTAGTGTCTTGTATTGCTGTTGTTTGGTACCAGTATTTTTGCTCCTGGCTGTTATGGCGCCAGTATTGTTGCTCATGCCTTTGCTGGTGTGTTTCTGTTGTGGTCGATGTTGCCACCATTGATGTTGTGTTTGCTTGCTTCGCTTTCCGTTGATGTTGTTGTGGCCTTGCCTTTTGCCTTTGCTTCTACCGTGCTCACAGGAtttgtgttctgccttatctactgccgtgctcacagAGTTTCGGTTTCTGTATTCTGCCTAATCTACTTATGTGCTCACAGAGTTTTTGTGTTCTGCCTTAGCTACtgtcgtgctcacagggtttctgtgttctgccttatctactgCAATGCTCatagggtttctgtgttctgccttacctactgCCATGCTTatagggtttctgtgttctgccttacttACTGTCGTGCTTATAGAGTTTCTGTGTTCTGTCTTACCTACtaccgtgctcacagggtttctatGTTCTACTATGTGCCCTATTTTTTACGGTTTGCTATTGTGTGTCCGCTACGAACTTTGCTTTAGTTTGTCACTTGTTTCACTCGTGGTTGACGAAAAGACGTTCTCTACAATTGGTGCTTCTCAAGTATGGTGTTTTGTGACTCGCTTGTCAAGTTTGGCTTGCGAAATATCTTtgcccaacttgagggggagtgttggcgagtccttacttagttaggattttggttccttattttattagaattttggttacttaccaattattatttagtcctattgtaatagagatttacttcctattgtaatttagatatatttcctattttatttagggttaacaCATCTTTATACTTGTATAATTACCTCcatattggagaagaataataatatgagtGAATTTGAGCATAACTGAATATTTGccctactttgtttgacaGTATATAGGCATATAAGAAACTTGGTGGTGTAGCACGAATGAAAACTGAGACACCCCATCTCCAATTCCATTATGCATGATGAGACGGCCACGAGCCTATAGATTAGGTGGCTAGGAATATGGTGGTGCTCTATTTGAtgcattatttcattgtaattgaatttcaaaatttaaattttgaattctttccttGATCATATTGACCaaatatatggataaaattcaatttaatcaATGAAAGTAAAGACTCACATATTATACCAATCGATCTAACAAGCACCTACATGAAATTATGTACCTGCCATATATGTAAATAGTGTTATTATTAGCAATGAAAAAAACTTAAAGATAAATCGTGTTATCTATAAGTcatgaacataaattagaagactacCTATAAGTTAGGAACATAAGTTAGAAGACTACTTATaagtcaaatacaaaatagataaataaaattgtatgttacctataaaaaaatttaaaaaaaaaggcttaatTATTGTTTCACCCCCTGGAACTAGGGCTAGCAATGGGTCGTGTCATGTCGGGTTCGTGTCATATTAGGATTATATAAGTGTCAGGAATGCTCAACCCAAACccgacccgtttaataaacgtgtcGTGCATAGGTTGACCCATTAAGTTCACATGCGAGTTTCAGGTAGTGTCGGGTTGACCCGCTAAGTGGTAGCAACTAGaagacattaaaaaaaaaattagaaaaatgaagaataaacaaataaatgggTTAGTGGGTTGGCGGGTTGGCGGGTTACATAGGTATTTAAGCGGGTTAATAAGCATTTTAACGGGTTGGCAGGTTGACTCGCATGACTCGTTTTGTTAAACGGGTTACATAGGTCTTTTAGCGGGTTGGCCGGTAGACCAAAAACCcaccgtttattaaacgggtcacGGTGAATTGACCCAAAAATGACCCAAATTTTAATTGTGCGGGTTGAACCCTCTAAATTCTCATGTAGGCTTCGAGTCGTGTAACCGGTCGTGCCcgaaattgccacccctaCCTGGAATAGACGCTCGGTCTCACTTTACCActtgaaactgaaattttctcacttaACCCTCTGAATCTCtaaaaattgttgaaattttctcacttcACCACTTCCGTCCACAAAACTATTAAGTATGCTGATGTGACATGgaattttagtaattttacctcatctatcttttctcttt of Prunus dulcis chromosome 4, ALMONDv2, whole genome shotgun sequence contains these proteins:
- the LOC117625442 gene encoding putative F-box protein At1g50870, producing MVEGRVDPIKVPKLPFDIISEILSWLPVQSLLRFRCVCKQWRLLLTQDHQFIAKHSGRASRLILPRMSGPGKILYDENFKFLYHLSGGLLLETSLKNSRVYRIRNPVTHQVLYLPDAHEGTDEIDIAFNSFTHECKVVCVHGEDGEEVGFEVLTVGKDEQWRPLKHPNQDLLKQHGKQALKQKYWPAAYKAEGLGHFTQLISDGKDLYMEIQSLEIWSERFTTNTVPRGFFADLNEVSVLTWNHCLAVRNITEENLNVLVLEDFKEHKWSQNKIIVPLTFLKDRPEWKDKIVHAIGIPKSGVLQLAINHVYRDGITKTIILIDYDMSSQTVIHERKPPPPFLLPETCWHDPSLIALKGMKLEKAGFSPGDGFLICFF
- the LOC117625444 gene encoding putative F-box protein At1g47790, producing the protein MAHCYQRNKRRTEPVHCYLLTYQRNKRRRVNHVKASKLPFDVITEILSCLPVDSLLRFRCVCKQWFSLIQDLQFIAKHMDRARPLQYSCALIKHETKILEAVIDENFKFLKVCSGLFLEKSLNSQVCRIRNRATHQVLYLPNAHESAEIMDFVFNPSTHECKVVCVGEAGFEVITVGKDEQWRPLKRPNQDVPQQHSKKAINVKYLKATNKAEGIGHLVIFIVDGNNLCLEILSLDIWNECFTTTTVPRGFLVDLPKVFISYWKQCVAFAEIAEGKLNMLVLEDVKEHKWSRKQITVPSEFLKDQNLPNRKASKFILCDMERQITKVMYLENGKKYLTSRQYKPSLIALKGMQSERAGVEVEL